The stretch of DNA AATTTCATCGGTGGCTAGAGCGCTCACTGGTGGCTGTGAGGTGGCCAGTATCAGCACACCCCACAACAACGTGCCCGCCCCAACCAACGCCAGCGGCCCAGAAAATTCTAGAATTTGTTGTGGCCACGGGATGCTTTGGTGGGGCATGCCATCCACCANCCACTGTTTTACTCCCATGGTCAGCGGNAAACATCCGCTGCAAAACAACACGAACGCTGCTCCGCCTAGGAGCACAGCTCCGGTCATACACGCCGTTTTGCCAGTGACCGTTGCGTAGATCCGGCCTTCTCCGGTGCGCATAATCAGGAGAACCGCAAGAACCGACAAACCCAAAACCGACAAACCCAGTTTGCTTTGATACAGGAAAGACGACCACGGGATTGACCATTGCGCCTTGGCTGAGTCAGCCATGGCATATGCGCCTTCAGGAAAAATCTGGGTATAAAAGAAACCGATGAAGGCAACCACCAGAGCACCTACNCCGAGAAGGGCTAGGCCAATGCGCAAAGCCTGAGCATGATGAGGGTATTTTAGCGATCCCAGTAACAGCAAGGTTGCCAGCAGTCCCACCCCGGCGAGGATCAAAGGTGATGCAACATGAAGGATGAGCCAGCCNCACGGAGTTACCGCCATTCCAGGAAAGGCTGCAACACTCCCACTCCTCGATGCAGGGATGAAAGATATTGCCGTCAAGCAAAAGAGCCCGACTCCCACACAGGAAAGTGCCGCAGCCACGCAAATAACCCACGACCGTACACGCCAATTCTGGTGACGTTCGCCAGGACGTGCTGCGGCTGCGCCGGCGAACTCCAGAAGTTCCACTGCCAACATGCCGGTTTGCGCGGCTTCTCCGGGACCATTCCTCACGGGGCCCTGCGCTGGGGCGATAGTTACTTCCCCAACGGATACCTCGGCCGGCATGACGGCTACCGCCATTCCCCGTTCTAGCGAAGGTGCATGTTGGACCGCAGGTTCTGGTTCGGGGAGTAGGTATCCATCGTGAAGGTGCTCGGGGAGCAGCTGCTCGGGTGCAACAAATTCGCCAGTTTGTCCGCCACCACGCTGGAACATGGCCGGGTAGCGCTCGTCAAAATCCAGGTTGCCCATGCCACCCCAATGTGTCGGTTTCGAAAGAGAACATCCCCAGCCTACCCAGCACAATCCCAAGTCTTTCTTGTGTGACACCTTGCTTTCTTCTCGAGCAGGGAACTGCCCCACACCAAACTAGATAAGCCTGAAGCCTTGTCTTGCCTTAAAAATTTACTTAGGGTCAAAATCACCATCCCTCAACGGACAGGGCGTCCCTTCCCATGAAGACCAACCGATTGGCATTAGTGGTGATTGTGGCGCTTGCCATGGTGGGAACAGCTTTGGCAGTGCCCACGGCAGCAGTGGCAGCGATGCCAGACAATGGGGCCGTGGCAGCGAAGTATGCTTCATTTGGCAGTGCTGGTGGACGTCTTGGTGAGGCCATCACCCCGCTACGCTGTTCCTTGCCGCAGGGGCTGCTACCGAGCCTACCGGCACGGCAGCATCTATTGGACTGCTGCCACCGGGGCTCATGTCACCCTCGGCGGCATTGGCGCTCGGTGGGCAGCATTGAACTGGGAGCGCGGATTNTTGGGCTACCCCACCACCGATGAAAACTGTGCTCTGACCGATGGCGGCTGCGTGCAAAATTTTCAAGGTGGACGTATTTACTGGCAGCGCCTTAACGGATCCTACGAGGTTCATGGTGGCATCGGGAGCCGCTGGGACCAATCCGGCGCCGAACGCGGCCCTGGGCTACCCATCAGCGGGGAAAATTGCACACTTATTTCAGGCGGCTGCGTGCAAAANTACCAGCGCGGCTACGTTTACTGGCAGCCCTCCATAGGCTCGCACACCATCCACGGCAGCATCGGATCCAAATGGGTCCAGATGGGCTACGAGCGTAGCCCACTTGGCTATCCGGTGAGCGAGGAAAACTGTGCAGGGGCGCCAGTGAAATGTGTCCAAACCTTTCAGGACGGAATGATCACTTGGCCATCTAGTGCCGGGGTTAGCGTCAGCCCTTACCCCAGCAGTGTNGGGGTAGTCGTGAACAAGCGCCGACCCAATGCACCGATCAACCAGACACCNCCTGACCTGATCTGGACCGGCTCCCAGCTCATGCGCAGTGAAGCCGGCAACCATATGACGGACTTCATCTGGGGCGCCTCTGCTGCAGGTGTGCCTATCACTATGGTCAGTGGCTTCCGCTCTTACGCCACACAAGAAAACCTCTACAATTATTACGTTTCGCTCTATGGGCAACGTGTAGCCGACACGATCTCCGCGCGCCCAGGCTACAGCGAACACCAAACAGGATTAGTGATGGACATTGGNCACCCCAATGCGAATTGTGCGCTGGAAGCCTGCTTCGTCAATACACCTGCAGGGCAGTTTGCTGCTGCCAACGCGTGGCGCTACGGCTTTATCGTTCGTTATCCACAGGGCTATGACGCCATTACCGGATACACCTACGAGCCGTGGCACCTGCGCTATATCGGTGTCAGAGCAGCCACCGATATGCACAACCGCAGCTACCAGACCTTAGAGCAGTACTTCGGTCTCTCCGCAGCGCCAACGTATTAACCTGCCTGAACACGCCGTGCCCACTGGCATCCGTTAAACTGCGCGGATCGCATCCAACAGAACATCAANGCCGTCGTTGAGTAGTTCATCGCTGATGACAAGCGGCGGGAGCAGGCGGATGACGTTGCCGTAGGTGCCGCAGGTGAGGATGATGACCCCGGCCTGCAGACAGGCAGCGGCGATGGCTTTGGTGTCCTCCGCATTGACTTCCTTGGTGGTGTGGGCGGTGCCGGGCTTGACCAACTCAATGGCCATCATGGCTCCGCGGCCACGGATCTCACCGATGATGCTCTTGGCGCCTAGCTCCTGCATCAGGGCAGAGATGCGCTCGGTGACAATCTTTTCAATGTTGGCCGCACGGCCATTGAGATCATGGTCCTTCATGGTCTTGATAGCGGCCAAGGCTGCGGCACAGGCGATGGGGTTACCACCGTAGGTGCCGCCAAGGCCACCTGGGTGCACGGCGTCCATGAGGTCGGCTCGGCCCGTGATGGCTGACAAAGGTAACCCACCGGCAATTCCCTTGGCCATGGTGATGATATCCGGGACAACGCCTTCGTGCTGGACGGCGAACCACTCGCCTGTCCGGCAGAATCCTGACTGAACCTCGTCAGCAATGAAGACAACGCCGTTATCTTTAGCCCAGGCCGCGAGGGTGGGTAAGAAGCCGTCAGCGGGGACAATGAAGCCACCCTCGCCCTGAATTGGCTCGATCACGATGGCCGCCACTGAATCGGCTCCGATCTGCTTCTCGATCATGGTGATGGCACGACGGGCAGCTTCCTCACCCTTAATCTCGGATTCCTCACGGAAGGNGTAGCTCATGGGTACACGGTAAATCTCCGGTGCGAACGGGCCGAAGTTCCTCTTGTACGGCATGGCCTTGGCGGTCAGGGCCATGGTCAGATTGGTACGGCCATGGTACGCATGGTCGAAGGCAACAATGGCGTCGCGTCCTGTGGCTAGGCGAGCCACTTTGACCGCATTCTCCACAGCTTCGGCACCGGAGTTGAACAGGACAGTGCGCTTCTCATGCGTGCCAGGGGTCAGCGCGTTGAGCTCTTCGGCAACAGCCACGTAGCTTTCGTACGGTGTGACCATGAAACAGGTGTGCGTGAAGTGGCCAACCTGCTCCCGCACGGCCTCAACAACGTTGGCATCCGAGGCACCCACCGATGTGACGGCGATGCCTGAGCCCAGGTCGATGAAGGAGTTGCCGTCCACGTCAGTGATGATTCCGCCGTCGGCATCGGCTACGTACACCGGAACACCGGAAGAAACCCCGCCAGCGACGACGGCCTTGCGGCGGACATCTAGTGCAGCTGACTTCGGACCCGNGAATGCCCNCAGGATCTGGCGTTNTTGGGCAATGCGGTACTGAATATCTGACATGGACATTCCTTTCAACGGGGTGAAAATCGAGTAATTATTTGTTGGCGCGGACGGTGGCGTCCGCGCCAACAAGAGGTGCGGCTAGGAGTCCAGATTGCTCATGACATGCTTGATCCGCGTGTAATCCTCTACGCCATACATGGACAAATCTTTGCCGTAGCCTGACTGCTTGAATCCGCCGTGGGGCATTTCGGCAGTGAGCATGATGTGCGTGTTGATCCACACAGCGCCGAAGTCCAAGTCGCGAGAGATACGCATGGCCACGCCGTGGTTCGATGTCCAGACACTGGAAGCCAGTGCGTATTCGACGTCGTTGGCCAACTCAACGGCCTCTTCCTCGGTCTTGAAGGTCTGGACAGTGACCACCGGGCCGAACGTTTCTTGCTGCACAATGTCATCGGTTTGTTTCACGCCGTCGATGACGGTCGGGGCAAAGAAGAAGCCCTTCTCGCCCACACGGTTACCGCCGGTGACAACCGTGGCATAATCCGGGATACTCTGAACAATTTTGACCACCTGGTTGAAGTGGTTGACGTTGTTCAGCGGACCAAAGTAGTTCTGGGAATCGTCGGCATGGCCGGTTTCAAGGCCCTGCGTGGCGGTAGCGAGCGCCGCTACGAACTCATCGTGAGCCGATTCCTCCACCAAGATACGGGTGATGGCCGTACAATCCTGGCCGGCGTTGAAGAAGGAGAACTCGGCAATGGCCTGAGCTGACTTGCCAAGATCGGCGTCTGCGAAGACGATGGCAGGGGCTTTGCCGCCCAGTTCCAGGTGTGCGCGTTTGAGCCCTTCGGCAGCACCCTTTGCAACGGCAATACCGGCGCGGACAGATCCGGTGATGGAGACCATGGCAGGGGTCTTGTGCGCCACCATAGCAGCACCTGTTGCCCCGTTGCCAAGCACAAAATTTACAACACCTGCCGGAACAATGTCCTTGATGATGTCAGCAANAACCATGGTGCTTTCCGGAGTGGTGTCGCTAGGCTTGAGGACCACCGTGTTGCCTGCTGCAAGAGCCGGTCCGAGCTTCCACACCAGCATCATGAAGGGATAATTCCATGGCGTCACCTGGGCAATGACACCCACAGGCTCGCGGCGTACATAGGAGGTCATGTTTTCCATGTACTCCCCGGCAGAACGGCCTTCGAGCAGGCGCGCAGCACCGGCAANAANACGGAACTGGTCAGCTCCCACAGCAACTTCCTCAGCAGCAATCATGGACTTGACCTGCCCGGTGTTCCGGTGCTGCGCCTCCACGATTTCATCGCTGCGAGCCTCAATGGCGTCAGCAATTTTCAACAGCACCGCTTGGCGCTGCCCCGGAGTTGCATGCTTCCACGTCTTAAACGCAGTGGCTGCCGCCTCCATGGCCGCATCCACGTCGGCTGGGGATGAGATGGGTGCCTTGGCAACAATCTCACCATTGGTGGGATTGACAATGTCCAAGGAATCAGTGCCGGTAACCGGAACGAATGTGCCGTTGATGAAGTTCTGCAAGGTTTGGACCACAGTGTTCAACCTCTTTAGCTCGATGTGGATGAGGCGGCAGATGCACCGCATATGCGACAGCCTAAGCCCGAAACAAGGTCCAAGCGAATAGCCAACTGCACCACAGCCACCATTCTGTGTAGTGCGTTTGTATAGTTAGTGCATGGCACTTTCCTTGGCAGACCTTCTAGGCGTCCCCGGCTTGCTTCTAAAGAACCTTGGCTCAACCAGAACTGCGCTGACGGCAGCCATAGATTGGGTGGCAGTAACTGAACTAGAAAACCCACAGTCGTTCCTCAGCGGAGGCGAACTGGTCCTCACCACCGGGGCCAGGCAAGGCACTGCCGACGCACAACGTTCCTTTGTCCGGCAAATCAAGCGGGCGGGCGCCGTCGGAATCGGTTTTGGTATTGGATTTGAGCACGATGCGGTGCCACCTGCTCTCTTGGCCGAAGCGAACCGTTGGTCAGTGCCTGTGGTGGAAGTTCCCTATAGCACTCCGTTTATTGCCATCGGAAAACTTGTTGCAGATGCCCGGTCCGCTGACCATTACACGAAACTTGAGCGGCTGCTGCGAGAGCACCAGGTGCTTGCCCGTGCATTGCTGACCGGTGGCGGGTTATCTGGATTGTTGAAGAAATTATCGTCAATGGTGGGCGCTGATGTGGTGGTCGCCCAGTATGGCGGTGAGGTCGCTGGGACGGTGGCAGATACCACGCCGAACGATGCCGAGTGGCATGCCGTAGCGCTGTCTACCGGAAAGCGTGATGCCAGCATGCTATGGCTGCGCAAGCCTTTTCACGATGATGGGATTGTTGACTATGCACGCGGGCTAATCAGCATTGAACTGAACAACCTGGTACAACGCCGGCAAAGTTCTCGTCAAATAGCGGGCCAGGTCATTTCCGACATTGTCAGAGGCACGTTGGAAGCCGCCGATTCAACCGCCCGTTTGGAGAATCTGGGCATTGCATCTGCAGCGAAGAACTTTGTTCTGCTGGTGAGCACGCAGGAAAGCAAGTTCTCAACCCTTTCAACCNNATCTCTACCAGCTGGACTGGAAACCGCAGTTGCCGCCACCATCAGTTCTGAAGGAAGACGAGAGTTGCTGATTGTGGTGCCTACCCTGGCCGGTGATCCTGCTTCACTGGGCAGGGCATTAAACCATCAAATGCACAACATTGGGGTCACTGCTCCTGTAGGTATTGGCGGGGCATATTCGCAGGCGAATGGCTTGCGATGGAGCTATTTTGAAGCTCGGGAAGCTGCCACACGGGGCCTTGAAGTCAATGTTCCGGAACGATTGAGCTTGACCTCNCTGCTATTGGCTAGCGAAGACGTGCCCATGGCAGATATGGCAGCAGAGGCTTTGGGCCCCTTGACTGCCTTTGATACCGCCCACGGAGCTGGCCTAGTTGACACCTTGGAAACATACTTACGGCTCAACGGTTCTGTCGCCGCGGTGGCTGAAACTCTGGCTCTCCACAGAAATACCGTGCGCTACCGGCTGACCCAAATTGCCGAGCTCACCGGTTACGACCCTGCGTTGACACCTGATCGTGTGCAGTTATGGCTGGCTTTGGCAGTACGCAGGCTGTCCCCGCCGGCCTGAACCCGGCCACTGTCTTTGAGAGACTCGATGTCAGTTCACAACTGAAGCACCGCGGGAGACGTTAACCATGTCTTCACGTGGCACCACCTTTACACGCTCGCGCTGCACCGTCCCGTCCTCGGAAANGGAAGCACCCAACGCCTTTTCATGCGCGTCCAGTTCCAGCCAGCCTTCCCACGTGGTGAATTTAACTCCCCNGGACTCGAGCAGTTCAACCACGGCATCCGGGGCAGCATCGACGGCCAAGGGCAACTGTTCGCGGTCGGAGAGCAGATGGGTGATGGTTTCCAACGCGTCACCTTTGGTACTGCCAATCAGACCAACCGGGCCGCGCTTGATCCACCCCGTTGCATAGATGCCGGACACATGGGTGCCGTCACCGTCGAGCACACGTCCGGCGTCGTTCGTGACAACACCGCGCTGGTGATCAAAGTCCACATCCGGCAGGGCAGAGCCAAAGTAACCCACGGAACGGTAGACGGCTTGGACAGGGTAGTCGATGAACTCACCCGTGCCCCGGGCGTTGCCGGTGCCATCCAGTTCGGTGCGCTCAAACTTGATACCCGTGACTTTGCCATCCTCCCCGGTGATCTCCACTGGGTTATGCANAAAGTGCAGGTGAAGGCGGCGGGAGGCGCCCGTGGTGGGATCGGCGGCGTCGTCGTCCTGCTCCACCAGCCAGTTAGTGAGCGTGTTGACCATGGTCTTGACCTGGTTATTGGTCTTGACAGCGGCATCGGAGGCCTCATCAAAGTCGAAGTCCTCCTCGTACAGGACAATGTCCACATCGCGGGAGTGGCTGAGCTCGCGCAATTCCATGGGCGTGAACTTCACCTGAGCGGGGCCGCGGCGGCCGAAAATGTGAACGTCCGTGACAGGCGATGACTTCAAGGCTTGAAAGACGTTGTCAGGGATTTCCGTGACAAGCATGTCATCGGCGTGCTTGGAGAGCACGCGTGCTACATCAAGGGCCACGTTGCCGTTGCCGATAACAGCAATTTCCTTGGCAGTCAGCGGCCATTCCCNGGAGACATCGGNGTGTCCGTCATACCAGGAGACGAAGTCCGCGCNCCCGTAGGAACCTTCAAGCTCGACGCCGGGGATGTTCAGATCCGCGTCCTTGATGGCGCCGGTGGCGAAGATGATGGCATCGTAGTGCTTTTGCAGGTCTTCCAGCGCTAAATCCGTGCCGTAGTCAACGTTGCCGAAGAAGCGAATATCGCCGCGATCCAGCACTTTGTACAGTGCGTTCACAATGCCCTTGATGCGGGNGTGATCCGGGGCCACACCGTAGCGGATCAGGCCGTACGGGGCCGGGTAGCGGTCAAAGAGGTCAATACTGACGACCAATCCCTCACGCACTTCTTCGCTTTTAGTCAGCATGTCAGCTGCATACACGCCAGCCGGGCCGGAACCAATGACGGCAATGCGCAGCGGGCGCTCGGCGGTTCCGGGGCTGCTGAGGTCACGGGGTGTTTGATGACACGGCTGTGCTCATTTCTATGTGAATCGAAAAAGGGCTTATGGATAAGTCTAAGAGAGTGCTGATAGTTCCCCGCGTGCCGTAACACTCTGTTGCCAGTTCCGCAGNGGCCAGCGGACTGACTCGGACTACGTCCCCTACGACGACGACGGCGGGGTTGCGCACTTGAGCCGTCTGGGCGAGGGNCCTAATGGTGCCCAACGTGCCGATGGTGACTCGTTGGTCCTTGGCAAAACCATTTTCAATGATGGCCACGGGGCAGTCGTTCCCGCGACCGGCCGCCGCCAAGATTGGTATGGAACGGTTCAGTGTACCCACCCNCATAAGTAGAACCACCGTGTGGTCGCTGCCATGCGGGACGTTTTCGAGCTCTTCATGCCCGCTGATCATTGTGAACGCCTTGGCAAGGCCTCGGTGTGTCACAGGGATCCCGGCTGCGGCTGGAACGCTCACGGCGCTGGTGACACCGGGAACAACTTGAACATCCACACCGTTTTCACGGCACGCAATGGCTTCCTCACCGCCACGGCCCAAAACGTACGGGTCCCCGCCTTTGAGCCGCACCACCCTGTTACCAGCTTGGGCTTCGCGAACCAGAATCGCGTTGATTTCACTTTGTGAAACGGGATGGTGTCCAGGCGTTTTCCCGACTTCAATGATTTTAACGTCCGCGCCGAGTGTTCCAAGGAGGCCGCGGGNGCCAAGCCTATCCGCCACAACCACGTCTGCCTCGGCTAAGAGTCTGCGTCCACGTACCGTGATGAGGTCTTCCGCGCCGGGTCCGCCACCGACCAAGGCAACAGATCCTTGAGTACTTTTGCGGAAGCGCTCCAGCGGCAGGTCACCGCTTTCAAGTGCTGCGGCAATCGCATTTCTGATAGCCACTGCCCGCAACGGGTCTCNCCCAGCGTTGACGGCAACCTTGATGTCTTGGACTGTGGCGACCGCTGGTGTCCACGCTGCAGAGTCCTGTGCAGCTGAATGGTTCACACACCAGATCCGATTCGCCTGTGCATCTGCAGCAACCTGCGCATCAATTTCAGCGCTGGCGGCCGTCACCACGTACCAAACACCGTCCATGTCTGAGCTTTCGTAGCAGCGGGCGTGCCAGGTGAGCAGGCCGGCTTCGGCGAGCTCTTTGGCCGGCGCGCTGAGAACCGGGGTCACCAGCGTGACGTGGGCTCCGGCGTCGAGCAGTGCCTTGGCGCGGCGAGCGCCGACAGTGCCGCCACCGACTACAAGAACGGGGCGGCCGAGCAGCCGGAGCGAGGTTGGGTAAAGATCCACAATTGCCATGAAATAGAGCCTAGAGAAGTCCAATATCTAGGGACAAGGAGCGCGTTACACCCGTTCATGTAGCGTCACGCGGGGACATATTTCAACAGGTGTGAATGCACCGAAGCAGTGGAAACGCCGAGACCACCCCGCCGTGCGGAGTGGTCTCGAACAGGACCTGCTGGGCCAAGGACCTGCCGACCCAAGGATCCTTGCGCAGGGGATCCTTGCCCCGGGGAGCGGCAGGATTAGCGGCAGGATTAGCGGGTGCTGCCGGCCAGCAAACCCCGTCCGCGCAACAGGCGCTTTTCCACGGNGGCAAAGACGAGCAGTTCAACGGCGATACCCACGAACAAGATGATCAAGATTGCTGACATCACGATCCCCATATCGGAGAGTTGACGGCCCTGCTCCAACAGCGATCCCAGACCAAAGCCCAAGCTGCCGCCCATCGCAATAATTTCAGCGGCCATCAGTGAACGCCAC from Arthrobacter polaris encodes:
- a CDS encoding gamma-aminobutyraldehyde dehydrogenase, whose amino-acid sequence is MVQTLQNFINGTFVPVTGTDSLDIVNPTNGEIVAKAPISSPADVDAAMEAAATAFKTWKHATPGQRQAVLLKIADAIEARSDEIVEAQHRNTGQVKSMIAAEEVAVGADQFRXXAGAARLLEGRSAGEYMENMTSYVRREPVGVIAQVTPWNYPFMMLVWKLGPALAAGNTVVLKPSDTTPESTMVXADIIKDIVPAGVVNFVLGNGATGAAMVAHKTPAMVSITGSVRAGIAVAKGAAEGLKRAHLELGGKAPAIVFADADLGKSAQAIAEFSFFNAGQDCTAITRILVEESAHDEFVAALATATQGLETGHADDSQNYFGPLNNVNHFNQVVKIVQSIPDYATVVTGGNRVGEKGFFFAPTVIDGVKQTDDIVQQETFGPVVTVQTFKTEEEAVELANDVEYALASSVWTSNHGVAMRISRDLDFGAVWINTHIMLTAEMPHGGFKQSGYGKDLSMYGVEDYTRIKHVMSNLDS
- the gabT gene encoding 4-aminobutyrate--2-oxoglutarate transaminase, which translates into the protein MSDIQYRIAQXRQILXAFXGPKSAALDVRRKAVVAGGVSSGVPVYVADADGGIITDVDGNSFIDLGSGIAVTSVGASDANVVEAVREQVGHFTHTCFMVTPYESYVAVAEELNALTPGTHEKRTVLFNSGAEAVENAVKVARLATGRDAIVAFDHAYHGRTNLTMALTAKAMPYKRNFGPFAPEIYRVPMSYXFREESEIKGEEAARRAITMIEKQIGADSVAAIVIEPIQGEGGFIVPADGFLPTLAAWAKDNGVVFIADEVQSGFCRTGEWFAVQHEGVVPDIITMAKGIAGGLPLSAITGRADLMDAVHPGGLGGTYGGNPIACAAALAAIKTMKDHDLNGRAANIEKIVTERISALMQELGAKSIIGEIRGRGAMMAIELVKPGTAHTTKEVNAEDTKAIAAACLQAGVIILTCGTYGNVIRLLPPLVISDELLNDGXDVLLDAIRAV
- the cobA gene encoding uroporphyrinogen-III C-methyltransferase, with amino-acid sequence MAIVDLYPTSLRLLGRPVLVVGGGTVGARRAKALLDAGAHVTLVTPVLSAPAKELAEAGLLTWHARCYESSDMDGVWYVVTAASAEIDAQVAADAQANRIWCVNHSAAQDSAAWTPAVATVQDIKVAVNAGXDPLRAVAIRNAIAAALESGDLPLERFRKSTQGSVALVGGGPGAEDLITVRGRRLLAEADVVVADRLGXRGLLGTLGADVKIIEVGKTPGHHPVSQSEINAILVREAQAGNRVVRLKGGDPYVLGRGGEEAIACRENGVDVQVVPGVTSAVSVPAAAGIPVTHRGLAKAFTMISGHEELENVPHGSDHTVVLLMXVGTLNRSIPILAAAGRGNDCPVAIIENGFAKDQRVTIGTLGTIRXLAQTAQVRNPAVVVVGDVVRVSPLAXAELATECYGTRGTISTLLDLSISPFSIHIEMSTAVSSNTP
- a CDS encoding FAD-dependent oxidoreductase — encoded protein: MRIAVIGSGPAGVYAADMLTKSEEVREGLVVSIDLFDRYPAPYGLIRYGVAPDHXRIKGIVNALYKVLDRGDIRFFGNVDYGTDLALEDLQKHYDAIIFATGAIKDADLNIPGVELEGSYGXADFVSWYDGHXDVSXEWPLTAKEIAVIGNGNVALDVARVLSKHADDMLVTEIPDNVFQALKSSPVTDVHIFGRRGPAQVKFTPMELRELSHSRDVDIVLYEEDFDFDEASDAAVKTNNQVKTMVNTLTNWLVEQDDDAADPTTGASRRLHLHFXHNPVEITGEDGKVTGIKFERTELDGTGNARGTGEFIDYPVQAVYRSVGYFGSALPDVDFDHQRGVVTNDAGRVLDGDGTHVSGIYATGWIKRGPVGLIGSTKGDALETITHLLSDREQLPLAVDAAPDAVVELLESXGVKFTTWEGWLELDAHEKALGASXSEDGTVQRERVKVVPREDMVNVSRGASVVN
- a CDS encoding PucR family transcriptional regulator ligand-binding domain-containing protein is translated as MALSLADLLGVPGLLLKNLGSTRTALTAAIDWVAVTELENPQSFLSGGELVLTTGARQGTADAQRSFVRQIKRAGAVGIGFGIGFEHDAVPPALLAEANRWSVPVVEVPYSTPFIAIGKLVADARSADHYTKLERLLREHQVLARALLTGGGLSGLLKKLSSMVGADVVVAQYGGEVAGTVADTTPNDAEWHAVALSTGKRDASMLWLRKPFHDDGIVDYARGLISIELNNLVQRRQSSRQIAGQVISDIVRGTLEAADSTARLENLGIASAAKNFVLLVSTQESKFSTLSTXSLPAGLETAVAATISSEGRRELLIVVPTLAGDPASLGRALNHQMHNIGVTAPVGIGGAYSQANGLRWSYFEAREAATRGLEVNVPERLSLTSLLLASEDVPMADMAAEALGPLTAFDTAHGAGLVDTLETYLRLNGSVAAVAETLALHRNTVRYRLTQIAELTGYDPALTPDRVQLWLALAVRRLSPPA
- a CDS encoding D-alanyl-D-alanine carboxypeptidase family protein — its product is MLHLAVLVDVLVRPSPRYAVPCRRGCYRAYRHGSIYWTAATGAHVTLGGIGARWAALNWERGXLGYPTTDENCALTDGGCVQNFQGGRIYWQRLNGSYEVHGGIGSRWDQSGAERGPGLPISGENCTLISGGCVQXYQRGYVYWQPSIGSHTIHGSIGSKWVQMGYERSPLGYPVSEENCAGAPVKCVQTFQDGMITWPSSAGVSVSPYPSSVGVVVNKRRPNAPINQTPPDLIWTGSQLMRSEAGNHMTDFIWGASAAGVPITMVSGFRSYATQENLYNYYVSLYGQRVADTISARPGYSEHQTGLVMDIGHPNANCALEACFVNTPAGQFAAANAWRYGFIVRYPQGYDAITGYTYEPWHLRYIGVRAATDMHNRSYQTLEQYFGLSAAPTY